Proteins encoded in a region of the Zea mays cultivar B73 chromosome 2, Zm-B73-REFERENCE-NAM-5.0, whole genome shotgun sequence genome:
- the LOC103647371 gene encoding MICAL-like protein 1 gives MASRNQRSLAPPRRPCPGSPWKAVEGATEPQLNMEGAIHSPRPIIGVHYPSKSPVFPVPLPHRWPANPSPPCHRALNPWPRLTASWRWPSRSSPRVGTPFARRYALRAARLYPTSQRAPLVATAANVLLADASSHHAALLLPEPDDPDASPLSVSELCRHFKSLIKSLRVGLDATIVAAYPSIAATAEEALGRAIKAYEALTAPAPGTACAGCRLLHEFERKYVGY, from the coding sequence ATGGCCTCCCGCAATCAACGGTCTCTCGCCCCACCTCGACGACCCTGCCCTGGCTCCCCATGGAAGGCCGTGGAAGGTGCAACCGAGCCCCAGCTCAACATGGAAGGCGCGATCCACTCTCCTCGCCCCATCATCGGCGTCCACTATCCATCGAAGAGTCCTGTCTTCCCAGTCCCCCTTCCCCACAGATGGCCGGCGAACCCATCACCACCGTGCCATCGGGCCCTGAATCCGTGGCCGAGGCTGACTGCCTCCTGGCGCTGGCCGAGTCGGAGCTCTCCACGGGTAGGCACGCCCTTCGCGCGCAGGTACGCCCTCCGCGCCGCCCGCCTATACCCGACCTCCCAGCGCGCCCCATTGGTGGCCACCGCCGCCAACGTGCTCCTCGCCGACGCCTCCTCCCACCACGCCGCGCTGCTGCTGCCCGAGCCCGACGACCCCGACGCCTCGCCGCTCTCCGTCTCCGAGCTCTGCCGCCACTTCAAGTCGCTCATCAAGTCCCTCCGCGTCGGCCTCGACGCCACCATCGTAGCCGCCTACCCCTCTATTGCTGCCACCGCCGAGGAGGCACTCGGCCGTGCCATCAAGGCCTACGAGGCGCTCACCGCCCCTGCCCCTGGGACCGCCTGCGCCGGGTGCCGCCTCCTCCACGAGTTTGAGCGCAAGTATGTGGGATACTGA
- the LOC103649123 gene encoding ras-related protein Rab7-like, which translates to LTLKFYHKFPSTRKTRKIATRRSFNTLDTWHDEFLNQAGPSDPQRFPFILVGNKIHSDGGSKRMVPEKKAREWCASKGDIPYFETSAKEDHNVDTAFLCIARLALEHEHDQDIYFKTVAEQVPDTEQTSRCAC; encoded by the exons CTTACATTAAAATTCTACCACAAATTcccatcaacaagaaaaacaagaaagATAGCTACTAGGAGAAGCTTTAATACGCTCGATACCTGGCATGATGAGTTCCTCAATCAA GCTGGCCCATCGGATCCTCAGCGCTTTCCGTTCATTTTGGTCGGGAACAAGATTCATTCAGATGGCGGGAGCAAACGGATG GTTCCGGAGAAGAAAGCGAGGGAATGGTGCGCCTCCAAGGGCGATATTCCATACTTCGAGACCTCTGCGAAGGAGGACCACAACGTCGACACTGCTTTCCTATGCATCGCTAGGCTCGCCTTGGAGCATGAGCATGACCAAGACAT TTACTTCAAGACAGTTGCAGAACAAGTCCCGGACACTGAACAGACAAGCAGATGTGCTTGCTAG